A genomic window from Flavobacterium hankyongi includes:
- a CDS encoding alpha/beta hydrolase: MKAKKKEGIHVPKPIIYSVKLIEFFSKDLVTKVGAKIFTTPIKHKTPKREFEMDKNAIKENVFIPKINKSIVVYHYGHSPRKVLLVHGWSGRGTQLVKFADELVSKGYSTISFDAPAHGKSGSSTTLMPEFIASILELEKKHGPFEFAIGHSLGGMSLLNSVKQGLQLKKLVTIGSADKIQDILNDFVQKLKLKPEIAIKMKTLFEKKFGEPMENYAAHVAAQKVEIPTLIIHDENDYEVPILCAENIYKHLQNGELYRTKKLGHRKILGDAAVIEKTMSFINQ, from the coding sequence TTGAAAGCCAAAAAAAAAGAAGGAATACATGTTCCTAAACCTATAATTTACAGTGTAAAACTTATTGAGTTTTTTTCTAAAGATTTAGTTACTAAAGTTGGAGCAAAAATATTTACAACACCAATAAAACATAAAACACCTAAGCGTGAATTTGAAATGGACAAAAACGCAATCAAAGAAAACGTTTTTATTCCAAAAATAAACAAGAGTATTGTCGTTTATCATTATGGTCATAGTCCAAGAAAAGTATTGTTAGTTCATGGTTGGTCAGGCAGAGGAACACAGTTAGTAAAATTTGCAGATGAACTTGTAAGCAAAGGATATAGTACGATTAGTTTTGACGCTCCCGCACATGGAAAATCAGGTAGCTCGACAACATTAATGCCAGAATTTATTGCTTCGATTTTAGAGTTAGAAAAAAAACACGGCCCCTTTGAGTTTGCAATTGGTCATTCATTAGGAGGAATGTCATTATTAAATTCAGTTAAACAGGGACTTCAACTTAAAAAATTAGTAACAATAGGTAGTGCCGATAAAATTCAGGATATTTTAAATGATTTTGTTCAAAAACTAAAACTGAAACCTGAAATTGCCATAAAGATGAAAACTCTTTTTGAGAAAAAGTTTGGCGAACCTATGGAAAATTATGCCGCACATGTTGCCGCACAAAAAGTAGAAATACCAACGCTTATCATTCACGACGAAAATGATTATGAAGTTCCTATACTTTGTGCCGAAAACATATATAAACATCTTCAAAATGGAGAGTTGTATAGAACCAAAAAATTAGGACATCGTAAAATTTTGGGAGATGCAGCAGTAATAGAAAAAACAATGTCATTTATAAATCAATAA
- a CDS encoding DUF6252 family protein, which produces MNLTKRIFQLTALFAFFSLASCSTDIEPYEGGIPPSNQTDNSNPTNPSTTSVFKADFDGQTFTANTTQAIVNSNYMSITGTKTTGEFFQITIPGVAVGTYTMHSPTTSAMPFGLLYSPGSGNVPFLATDDQTGPFASFPSYVDTSEIVITNIDQVNKRIVGTFKFTGARFVGTSGTSIETKVFTSGVFNLPFTNDVPAPAGNSFTAKLNGNNFVPTNISGIKMSGMISLIGRRGNVENIGVVVQDNVTAGTTVNFTAFSSDARGQYVLNSTPQGVFGGDGTVTVTFHDTIAKRIKGTFSFHATSFFDPAVFDITAGTFDITYM; this is translated from the coding sequence ATGAACTTAACAAAAAGAATATTTCAGTTAACTGCATTATTTGCCTTTTTCTCATTGGCTTCATGTTCAACTGATATTGAACCTTATGAAGGAGGAATTCCTCCTTCAAATCAAACAGATAATTCGAATCCCACTAATCCTTCTACCACTTCAGTTTTTAAAGCAGATTTTGATGGGCAAACTTTTACAGCAAATACTACTCAGGCAATAGTTAATTCTAATTATATGTCTATCACTGGGACAAAAACTACTGGAGAATTTTTTCAAATAACTATTCCAGGTGTTGCAGTTGGTACATATACAATGCATTCTCCTACAACATCGGCTATGCCGTTTGGATTGTTATATTCTCCTGGATCAGGAAATGTTCCCTTTTTAGCAACTGATGATCAAACAGGTCCATTTGCAAGTTTTCCTAGTTATGTTGATACATCTGAAATTGTAATTACTAATATTGATCAGGTTAACAAAAGAATTGTGGGGACTTTTAAGTTCACAGGAGCGAGATTTGTAGGAACTTCTGGAACTTCTATAGAAACTAAAGTTTTTACAAGTGGTGTTTTTAACTTACCTTTTACTAATGATGTACCAGCTCCAGCAGGTAACAGTTTTACTGCAAAATTAAATGGAAATAACTTTGTGCCAACAAATATTTCTGGAATCAAAATGAGTGGAATGATTTCTTTAATTGGAAGAAGAGGAAATGTCGAAAATATTGGAGTAGTTGTGCAGGATAATGTAACGGCAGGTACAACAGTTAATTTCACTGCATTTAGTTCAGATGCTAGAGGACAATATGTTTTGAATTCAACTCCTCAAGGAGTTTTTGGAGGAGATGGTACAGTAACTGTAACTTTCCATGACACTATTGCAAAAAGAATAAAAGGTACTTTTAGTTTCCATGCAACTTCATTCTTTGATCCAGCAGTTTTTGATATTACAGCAGGAACTTTTGATATTACTTACATGTAA
- a CDS encoding proline iminopeptidase-family hydrolase — protein sequence MKLKLLLCFSLIMVTFSNCKNKEEVSSLNYFDYSNPEDQYTGGIRMIPIKTPAGEFKVWTKRIGNNPKIKVLLLHGGPGVTHELYECFDGYFPKEGIEYIYYDQLGSYYSDQPNDNRLWTNDRFVDEVEQVRKALGLNKDNFYILGQSWGGILAMEYAFKYQNNLKGLIISNMMSSVPLYNKYAEEALGPKLPKEVFEQIKTFEKNKDYHNPKYQDLLFKYYYTEHILRKPLNEWPEAVNRCFKHLNPNVYIFMQGPSEFGITGNASLKNWDVRDKLKTISVPTLVIGSKHDTMDPEHMKWMSKEVQHGRFLYCPNGSHLSQYDDQKTYIPGVIKFLNDVNENKF from the coding sequence ATGAAACTTAAACTTCTTCTTTGTTTTTCTCTAATTATGGTAACATTCTCTAATTGTAAAAACAAAGAGGAAGTTTCTAGTTTAAATTACTTCGATTATTCAAATCCCGAAGATCAATATACTGGTGGAATCAGAATGATTCCTATCAAAACTCCAGCAGGTGAATTTAAAGTCTGGACAAAACGCATTGGTAACAATCCAAAAATAAAAGTCCTTTTACTACATGGTGGTCCTGGGGTTACTCATGAACTGTATGAATGTTTTGACGGCTATTTCCCAAAAGAAGGGATCGAATACATATATTATGACCAATTGGGTTCTTATTACAGCGACCAACCAAATGATAATCGACTATGGACAAACGATCGTTTTGTAGACGAAGTCGAGCAAGTTCGTAAAGCTTTAGGTTTAAATAAAGACAACTTCTATATATTAGGACAATCTTGGGGAGGTATTCTTGCCATGGAATATGCTTTTAAATATCAAAATAATTTAAAAGGATTAATTATTTCCAATATGATGTCAAGTGTCCCTTTATATAATAAGTATGCAGAAGAAGCTCTAGGCCCTAAACTTCCAAAAGAAGTTTTTGAACAAATCAAAACTTTCGAAAAAAACAAAGATTATCATAATCCTAAATATCAAGACTTACTCTTTAAATATTATTATACAGAACATATTTTAAGAAAACCATTAAATGAATGGCCAGAAGCTGTGAACAGATGCTTCAAACACCTCAATCCAAACGTATATATTTTCATGCAAGGGCCAAGCGAATTTGGAATTACTGGAAATGCTTCACTAAAAAATTGGGATGTCAGAGATAAATTAAAAACCATTTCAGTTCCAACATTAGTAATTGGTTCAAAACATGACACAATGGATCCTGAACACATGAAATGGATGTCTAAGGAAGTGCAACACGGAAGATTTTTATATTGTCCTAACGGAAGTCACCTTTCACAATATGATGATCAAAAAACATACATCCCAGGAGTCATAAAATTCTTAAATGATGTAAACGAAAATAAATTTTAA
- a CDS encoding MFS transporter: protein MPQLQKGDKKLLNAWAFYDWANSVYSLVIASAIFPIFYNALFKIRGNNYVDVFGYHFKDTAMITFVTALAFLIVAFISPILSGIADYVGNKKAFLRFFCYMGGISCIGLYWFNVENFFISYTVYLFGLIGFWASLVFYNSYLPDIAFPEQQDKVSARGFSMGYIGSTILLIINLAMVMLVPDEKKMEMMRYSFLMVGVWWIGFSHVTYYYLPKGVSTGHKVTKAVILDGFKELRLVWKDVKKNIILKRYLASYFVFIMAVQTVMLVATYFGAEEIAWETESQETTGLIISILLIQLVAVVGAFFTSRASGKFGNINVLIFLNAFWAALCCFAYFVETPNEFYATAGFVGLVMGGIQSLARSTYSKFLPDTTDTASYFSFYDVTEKVAIVIGMSVYGIIDQVTGSMRNSIVFLGIFFVIGLVLLLRVPNKKS from the coding sequence ATGCCACAACTTCAAAAAGGAGATAAAAAATTATTAAATGCTTGGGCTTTTTACGACTGGGCTAACTCAGTATACAGCTTGGTAATTGCATCGGCTATCTTTCCTATATTTTATAATGCTTTGTTCAAAATAAGAGGTAATAATTATGTTGATGTATTTGGTTATCATTTCAAAGATACTGCCATGATAACTTTTGTTACTGCATTAGCCTTCTTAATAGTTGCTTTTATTTCTCCAATTCTTTCTGGTATTGCAGATTATGTTGGAAATAAGAAAGCTTTTTTAAGATTCTTTTGTTACATGGGCGGAATTTCTTGTATTGGATTATATTGGTTTAATGTTGAAAATTTCTTTATTAGTTATACTGTTTATTTATTTGGATTAATAGGTTTTTGGGCAAGTTTAGTATTTTATAATTCTTATTTACCAGATATAGCTTTTCCTGAACAGCAAGATAAAGTTAGTGCCCGTGGTTTTTCAATGGGATATATAGGAAGTACTATTTTGCTAATTATCAATTTGGCAATGGTAATGCTTGTTCCTGATGAGAAAAAAATGGAAATGATGAGATATTCATTTTTAATGGTTGGGGTATGGTGGATTGGTTTTAGCCATGTCACATATTATTATCTTCCTAAAGGAGTTTCAACTGGTCATAAAGTTACTAAAGCGGTTATTTTAGACGGATTTAAAGAGTTGAGGTTAGTTTGGAAAGATGTTAAAAAAAATATTATTTTAAAAAGATATTTAGCCAGTTATTTTGTCTTTATTATGGCTGTTCAAACAGTTATGTTGGTAGCGACATATTTTGGTGCCGAGGAAATAGCATGGGAAACGGAAAGTCAAGAAACTACTGGTTTAATCATAAGTATATTACTTATACAGTTGGTTGCGGTGGTTGGAGCCTTTTTTACGTCAAGAGCTTCAGGGAAGTTTGGAAACATAAATGTATTGATTTTCTTAAATGCTTTTTGGGCTGCATTATGTTGTTTTGCATATTTTGTTGAAACTCCAAACGAGTTTTATGCAACAGCAGGTTTTGTTGGATTAGTTATGGGAGGAATTCAGTCACTAGCAAGATCAACTTATTCAAAATTTTTACCAGATACTACAGATACTGCATCTTATTTTAGTTTTTATGATGTTACTGAAAAAGTTGCAATTGTGATAGGAATGTCTGTATATGGAATAATAGATCAAGTAACTGGGTCAATGAGAAACTCAATTGTTTTTTTAGGCATTTTCTTTGTTATAGGACTTGTTCTACTATTGAGAGTTCCTAACAAAAAGTCATAA
- the lon gene encoding endopeptidase La, translated as MSQQKIITFDSLSLQEIDSEADLIPLLTPEDEEEMNNEELPSDLPILPLRNTVLFPGVVIPITAGRDKSIKLLNDANASDKIIGVVSQKNEEDEDPNESQINKVGTVARILRILKMPDGNVTVILQGKKRFEIDKVTTTEPYLRATIKEVAEERPKEKDKEFQAIIDSVRELAIQIIKESPNIPTEATFAIKNIESNSFLVNFVSSNMNLTVVEKQELLEVNNLKDRALNTLKHMNVELQKLELKNDIQSKVRFDLDQQQREYFLQQQMKTIQEELGGVSHEAEIEEMRNKANEMNWDAKTRKHFDKEISKLQRTNPNSPDFGIQRNYLELFLELPWNKFSKDNFDLKRAQKILDRDHFGLDDVKKRIIEHLAVLKLRNDMKSPIICLTGPPGVGKTSIGKSVAEALGREYVRMSLGGLRDEAEIRGHRKTYIGAMPGRIIQSIKKAGTANPVFILDEIDKLSVSNHGDPSSALLEVLDPEQNKEFYDNFLEMGFDLSKVMFIATSNNIANVQPALRDRMEIITMTGYTIEEKIEIAKQHLVPKQITEHGLDNKQIVIGKKQIEKIVEGYTRESGVRGLEKKIAQVVRNAAKSIALEEEYNVKVTDEDIVKILGPAKLERDKYENNDTAGLVTGLAWTSVGGDILFIESIISEGKGNLTFTGNMGTVMKESITIAMEYVKANAKKLGINTEIFTKYNIHVHIPEGATPKDGPSAGIAMLTSLVSLLTQRKVKKNLAMTGEITLRGRVLPVGGIKEKILAAKRAKIKEIILSEENKKDIEEIKKEYVQGLTFHFVNDMQEVLELAITKEKVKFAKHL; from the coding sequence ATGTCTCAACAAAAAATTATCACATTTGACAGTTTGTCACTTCAAGAAATCGATTCCGAAGCCGATTTAATTCCTTTATTGACTCCCGAAGATGAGGAGGAAATGAATAATGAAGAGCTTCCATCAGATTTACCTATCTTACCTTTGAGAAATACTGTGTTATTTCCTGGGGTTGTTATTCCTATTACTGCGGGTAGAGATAAATCTATTAAATTATTAAATGATGCTAATGCTTCAGATAAAATAATTGGAGTAGTTTCTCAAAAAAATGAAGAAGATGAAGATCCAAATGAATCGCAAATCAATAAAGTAGGAACTGTAGCTAGAATTCTTCGAATTTTAAAAATGCCTGATGGTAACGTTACTGTTATTCTTCAAGGAAAAAAAAGATTTGAAATAGATAAGGTTACTACCACTGAGCCTTATTTACGAGCAACAATCAAAGAAGTTGCTGAAGAACGTCCAAAAGAAAAGGATAAAGAATTTCAAGCCATAATAGATTCGGTTAGAGAATTAGCAATTCAAATTATCAAGGAGAGTCCAAATATTCCTACTGAAGCTACTTTTGCAATTAAGAATATAGAAAGTAATTCGTTTTTGGTCAATTTTGTGTCGTCTAACATGAATTTGACAGTAGTTGAAAAACAAGAACTTTTAGAAGTAAATAATCTTAAGGATAGAGCTTTAAATACATTAAAGCATATGAATGTTGAGCTTCAAAAATTGGAGCTGAAAAATGATATTCAGTCTAAAGTTCGTTTTGATTTAGATCAACAGCAACGTGAATATTTTCTGCAACAGCAAATGAAAACTATTCAAGAAGAATTGGGAGGTGTTTCTCATGAAGCTGAAATTGAAGAAATGCGCAATAAAGCAAACGAAATGAACTGGGATGCAAAAACCAGAAAACATTTCGATAAAGAAATTTCTAAATTGCAGCGAACAAATCCAAACTCTCCAGATTTTGGCATCCAAAGAAATTATTTAGAGTTGTTTCTAGAATTGCCATGGAATAAATTTTCAAAAGATAATTTTGATTTAAAAAGAGCTCAAAAAATATTAGACAGAGATCATTTTGGTCTTGATGATGTTAAAAAAAGAATTATAGAGCATTTAGCTGTGCTTAAACTTCGTAATGATATGAAATCGCCTATTATATGTTTGACGGGACCTCCGGGGGTCGGTAAAACCTCTATTGGGAAATCGGTTGCAGAAGCATTGGGTAGAGAGTACGTTCGTATGTCATTAGGAGGTTTACGTGATGAAGCCGAAATTAGAGGACATCGTAAAACATATATAGGAGCAATGCCTGGTCGCATTATTCAAAGCATTAAAAAAGCTGGAACAGCTAATCCGGTATTTATTTTAGATGAAATTGACAAATTATCAGTGAGTAATCATGGTGATCCATCATCGGCGTTATTAGAAGTATTAGATCCTGAACAAAACAAAGAGTTTTACGACAATTTCCTAGAAATGGGATTCGATTTATCTAAAGTAATGTTCATTGCTACTTCAAATAATATTGCAAATGTGCAACCTGCTTTACGTGATCGTATGGAAATTATCACAATGACAGGTTATACTATTGAGGAAAAAATAGAAATTGCTAAACAACATTTGGTTCCTAAACAAATAACAGAACACGGCCTAGATAACAAACAAATTGTTATTGGTAAAAAGCAAATTGAAAAAATTGTTGAAGGTTATACTAGAGAATCAGGTGTTCGTGGTTTAGAGAAAAAAATTGCTCAAGTTGTTCGTAATGCAGCAAAATCTATCGCGTTGGAAGAAGAATATAACGTAAAAGTTACTGACGAAGATATTGTAAAGATATTAGGTCCTGCAAAATTAGAACGTGATAAATACGAAAATAACGATACAGCTGGTTTAGTAACAGGATTGGCTTGGACAAGTGTTGGAGGCGATATTTTATTTATAGAATCTATTATTTCTGAAGGAAAAGGAAACTTGACCTTTACTGGAAATATGGGAACTGTAATGAAAGAATCGATTACCATTGCCATGGAATATGTTAAGGCAAATGCAAAAAAGCTTGGGATAAATACCGAGATTTTTACGAAGTACAACATTCACGTTCATATTCCCGAGGGAGCTACTCCAAAAGATGGACCAAGTGCGGGAATTGCAATGCTTACTTCTTTAGTGTCTTTGTTAACACAAAGAAAAGTGAAGAAAAATTTAGCCATGACAGGTGAAATTACTCTTCGTGGAAGAGTACTCCCGGTAGGAGGAATAAAAGAAAAAATATTGGCTGCAAAAAGAGCTAAGATTAAAGAAATTATTCTTTCAGAAGAAAACAAAAAAGATATCGAAGAAATTAAAAAAGAATATGTTCAAGGACTTACTTTCCACTTTGTAAACGATATGCAAGAAGTTTTAGAACTTGCTATAACGAAGGAAAAAGTCAAGTTTGCAAAACACTTATAA
- a CDS encoding M48 family metallopeptidase, whose product MKTKLIVTTIGLAALTFACATNPFTGKKTMALVPDSEIFPSAFQEYNQFLSENKVIKGTKDAQRVETVGMKIKTAAERWLTANGNATYLKDYKWEYNLVDSKEVNAWCMPGGKIVFYTGILPITKDDAGMAAVMGHEVAHALANHGQQRMSAGLLQQAGAVGVAVATQNKSVESQQLFMQAYGVGSQVGGMLPFSRSHESEADMIGLTLMAIAGYNPENAVFVWERMSAQAGGQAPPEFLSTHPSNQTRINELKKLLPEAKAEAAKFGVVFK is encoded by the coding sequence ATGAAGACAAAATTGATAGTTACAACAATTGGATTAGCAGCATTGACGTTTGCTTGTGCAACAAATCCATTTACAGGAAAGAAAACAATGGCTTTAGTTCCTGACAGTGAAATATTTCCATCTGCATTTCAGGAATACAATCAATTTTTATCTGAAAATAAAGTAATTAAAGGAACAAAAGATGCTCAAAGAGTTGAGACCGTTGGGATGAAGATTAAAACAGCTGCTGAAAGATGGTTGACAGCAAATGGGAATGCTACTTATTTAAAAGACTATAAATGGGAATATAATTTAGTAGATAGTAAAGAGGTTAACGCTTGGTGTATGCCTGGAGGGAAAATAGTATTTTACACTGGTATTTTGCCAATTACGAAAGATGATGCTGGAATGGCTGCAGTAATGGGGCACGAAGTAGCTCACGCGTTGGCTAATCATGGTCAGCAACGCATGAGTGCAGGTCTATTACAACAAGCAGGAGCTGTAGGAGTAGCAGTTGCTACACAGAACAAATCAGTAGAAAGTCAACAATTATTTATGCAAGCCTATGGAGTAGGGAGTCAAGTAGGAGGTATGTTACCATTTAGTCGCAGCCACGAAAGCGAAGCAGATATGATTGGATTAACGTTAATGGCAATTGCAGGCTATAATCCTGAAAATGCTGTGTTTGTTTGGGAAAGAATGTCGGCTCAAGCAGGAGGTCAAGCGCCGCCAGAATTTTTAAGTACACACCCAAGTAATCAAACACGTATCAATGAATTGAAAAAGTTACTACCTGAAGCTAAAGCTGAAGCTGCTAAATTTGGAGTAGTTTTTAAATAA
- the msrB gene encoding peptide-methionine (R)-S-oxide reductase MsrB has protein sequence MKYSVEKTDAEWKAQLGEERYRILREKGTEYAGTGKYNLHFEKGTYLCGGCGEPLFSSESKFESHCGWPSFDEALPGKVEYKKDVSFGMSRTEILCAKCGGHLGHVFDDGPTKTGTRFCVNSLSVDFKK, from the coding sequence ATGAAATATTCAGTTGAAAAAACAGATGCCGAGTGGAAAGCTCAGTTAGGAGAAGAACGCTATCGTATTTTACGTGAAAAAGGTACAGAATATGCTGGCACAGGAAAATATAACTTACATTTTGAAAAGGGAACTTACCTTTGTGGTGGATGTGGCGAACCGCTTTTTTCATCAGAATCTAAATTTGAATCACATTGTGGCTGGCCTTCATTCGATGAAGCCTTACCAGGAAAAGTTGAATATAAAAAAGATGTTTCCTTTGGAATGTCAAGAACTGAAATACTTTGTGCTAAATGTGGAGGTCATTTAGGACACGTTTTTGATGATGGACCAACTAAAACTGGAACCAGATTTTGTGTTAACTCTTTGTCTGTTGATTTTAAAAAATAA
- a CDS encoding AMP-dependent synthetase/ligase, whose translation MTKITRLFDFPYYQLEKNDLPDALVTKYNGEWVKTSTQEYIDKANAISRALISMGVQKNDKIAIISSTNRTEWNIMDIGTLQTGAQTVPIYPTISEQDYEYILNHSEAKYCFVSDVEVLRKLNQIKANVPSLVGVYTFDEISGENNWKDLLAIGKDTSTQNFVEERKNAVKSTDLATIIYTSGTTGKPKGVMLSHNNIVSNVIDSSDRIPLAEGAARAMSFLPICHIFERMVVYIYQYYSISIYFGESIDKISENFKEVKPDVFSVVPRLLEKVYDKIYAKGTELTGIKKKLFFWAIDLGLKYEPYGQNGWFYEFQLKIARKLIFSKWQEALGGNVKLMVSGSAALQTRLTRVFAAAGMSVVEGYGLSETSPVISVNDMRNKLFRVGTVGKLIKNVEVKIAEDGEILCKGPNVMMGYYKDEQQTADVIKDGYFHTGDIGEFDKDGFLRITDRKKEMFKTSGGKYIAPQILENTFKQSRFIEQIMVIGDGQKMPAAIIQPSFDFVKEWASIHKINIGNTNEEIISNSEVINRIQQEIDTYNTKFGNWEKIKRFELTPDIWSIDGGQLTPTLKLKRKVVLEKYKGLYDKIYN comes from the coding sequence ATGACCAAAATTACCCGTCTATTTGATTTCCCATATTATCAGCTAGAAAAAAACGATTTACCTGATGCCTTAGTAACTAAATATAATGGTGAATGGGTAAAAACATCTACACAAGAATATATTGATAAAGCCAATGCTATTTCGAGAGCTCTTATTTCTATGGGAGTTCAAAAAAATGATAAAATAGCCATTATTTCATCTACCAACAGGACAGAATGGAATATCATGGATATTGGTACTTTACAAACTGGAGCACAAACTGTGCCTATTTATCCTACTATTTCAGAACAAGATTACGAATATATATTAAATCATTCAGAAGCTAAATATTGCTTCGTTTCTGATGTTGAAGTTTTAAGAAAGCTTAATCAAATTAAAGCAAACGTCCCTTCACTTGTAGGAGTTTATACATTTGATGAAATTTCTGGAGAAAATAATTGGAAAGATTTATTAGCAATTGGGAAAGACACCTCTACACAAAACTTTGTTGAAGAGCGTAAAAATGCAGTAAAATCTACCGATTTAGCCACTATTATATATACTTCTGGAACTACAGGTAAACCTAAAGGAGTTATGCTATCACATAATAATATTGTTTCCAATGTTATTGATAGCTCAGATAGAATTCCACTTGCCGAAGGTGCAGCAAGAGCAATGAGCTTCTTACCAATTTGTCATATTTTTGAAAGAATGGTTGTATACATTTATCAATACTACTCGATTTCAATTTATTTTGGAGAGTCCATTGATAAAATTTCAGAAAATTTTAAAGAAGTAAAACCAGACGTATTCTCTGTAGTACCACGTTTACTTGAAAAAGTATATGACAAAATCTATGCAAAAGGAACCGAATTAACTGGTATAAAAAAGAAACTTTTCTTCTGGGCAATCGATTTAGGACTTAAATATGAACCTTATGGTCAAAACGGATGGTTCTATGAATTCCAATTAAAAATTGCTCGTAAATTAATATTCAGTAAGTGGCAAGAAGCTCTTGGTGGTAACGTTAAATTAATGGTTTCTGGAAGTGCAGCATTACAAACACGTTTAACAAGAGTATTTGCAGCCGCTGGAATGTCAGTTGTAGAAGGTTATGGTTTGTCTGAAACTTCTCCCGTAATTTCTGTAAATGATATGCGTAATAAACTTTTCCGCGTTGGAACAGTTGGTAAACTTATCAAAAACGTTGAAGTTAAAATTGCTGAAGATGGAGAAATTCTTTGTAAAGGACCAAATGTTATGATGGGCTATTATAAAGATGAGCAACAAACTGCCGATGTTATTAAAGACGGATACTTCCATACGGGTGATATTGGTGAGTTTGACAAGGATGGTTTCTTAAGAATTACTGATCGTAAAAAGGAAATGTTCAAAACATCTGGTGGTAAATATATCGCGCCTCAAATTCTTGAAAACACATTTAAGCAATCTCGTTTTATCGAACAAATCATGGTAATTGGTGATGGGCAAAAAATGCCAGCTGCTATTATTCAGCCTTCATTTGATTTTGTAAAAGAATGGGCATCAATTCATAAAATAAACATTGGTAACACTAACGAAGAAATTATTTCAAATTCAGAGGTTATCAATAGAATCCAACAAGAAATCGACACCTATAATACTAAATTTGGAAATTGGGAAAAAATCAAACGTTTTGAACTTACTCCAGATATTTGGTCAATAGATGGTGGACAACTTACTCCTACATTAAAATTAAAACGTAAAGTAGTATTGGAAAAATACAAAGGTCTTTACGATAAAATATATAACTAA
- a CDS encoding MarR family winged helix-turn-helix transcriptional regulator, which translates to MKDKTIDYILRSTWQAVARMYNEEASKYEGSMAIGFALLSIDREEGTPSTKISSRMGMEATSLTRTLKTLEEKGLIIRKPNPNDGRGVLIYLTEEGKLKRELSKQTVLKFNEAVKQHIAEEKLIHFVEVAEVINELIQDKNIFNQPE; encoded by the coding sequence ATGAAAGATAAAACTATAGATTACATACTTCGTTCTACATGGCAGGCAGTTGCTCGTATGTATAATGAAGAAGCTTCAAAATACGAAGGTTCGATGGCTATTGGTTTTGCCCTTTTAAGTATAGACAGAGAAGAAGGAACTCCTTCTACAAAAATAAGCAGCCGCATGGGAATGGAAGCTACAAGTCTTACCAGAACCCTAAAAACATTAGAAGAAAAAGGCCTAATCATTAGAAAACCAAATCCAAATGACGGTCGAGGCGTGTTAATCTATTTAACTGAAGAAGGAAAACTAAAAAGAGAGCTTTCAAAACAAACCGTTTTAAAGTTTAATGAAGCTGTAAAACAGCATATAGCTGAAGAAAAACTAATCCATTTTGTGGAAGTTGCCGAAGTAATAAACGAATTAATACAAGATAAAAACATATTCAATCAACCAGAGTAA